From one Streptomyces sp. CA-210063 genomic stretch:
- a CDS encoding substrate-binding domain-containing protein, which produces MFETIADFFGGLSNGQMWAGALVCALSASLGAYWLDKYQGWRRISWSEVYNGPINKHINNQPPPGMWEIHWQGRQISEGSLVILEVRNSGVQPLEPEHFAAPLTFRFEGKKVVHFKVRDAHEPLESALRPFVRAAIQPEPADGDDARQPVPEPTDTITLPLFTLNRGEHFRLLVLVEDDGTGTTNKPKITHTGKLRGGRIKWSFGRARRRLATAIVILLVASLSVGTGVYANNRSLALNATCSPGTLTLTGSTAFSPLAHQVKEAYEERCPGARVELRPSSSEEGLRALAEHPADETIAMVDSVAGQKPEQGYDAHHVGVLVFAVVANESLGKDLTNGESLWDKGLSQEQLRQIFSGGTLGDTEGRLTSTPVAVIRSNGSGTRNVFENRVLGPVPALSSADACPRPAPGQEDTGNENPPRICWVRSTLELLDYVNRTPNAIGYAEADALPFYPNVRTVPINSTAPTRENVLNGNYKFWASEVLYTQPGATGLPRNFLDFLRSRGVSKLLEGQGFLPCRDVEDSRDTAMRC; this is translated from the coding sequence GTGTTCGAGACCATCGCCGACTTCTTCGGCGGGCTGAGCAACGGACAGATGTGGGCGGGCGCCCTGGTGTGTGCCCTGTCCGCGAGCCTCGGGGCGTACTGGCTGGACAAGTACCAGGGTTGGCGGCGGATCAGCTGGAGCGAGGTCTACAACGGGCCCATCAACAAGCACATCAACAACCAGCCGCCGCCCGGCATGTGGGAGATCCACTGGCAGGGACGGCAGATCAGCGAGGGCAGTCTGGTCATCCTGGAGGTGCGCAACTCCGGGGTGCAGCCGCTGGAGCCGGAGCACTTCGCCGCTCCGCTGACCTTCCGGTTCGAGGGCAAGAAGGTCGTCCACTTCAAGGTGCGCGACGCCCACGAGCCCCTGGAGAGCGCCCTGCGCCCCTTCGTGCGCGCCGCCATCCAGCCCGAGCCGGCCGACGGCGACGACGCGCGGCAGCCCGTACCCGAGCCGACCGACACCATCACGCTGCCGCTGTTCACCCTCAACCGGGGCGAGCACTTCCGGCTGCTGGTGCTGGTCGAGGACGACGGCACCGGCACCACGAACAAGCCCAAGATCACCCACACCGGGAAGCTGCGGGGCGGCCGTATCAAGTGGAGCTTCGGGCGGGCCAGGCGCCGGTTGGCCACCGCCATCGTCATCCTCCTCGTGGCCTCCCTCAGCGTCGGCACCGGCGTCTACGCCAACAACAGAAGCCTCGCGCTGAACGCCACGTGCTCCCCGGGCACGCTCACCCTGACGGGCTCGACCGCCTTCTCGCCCCTGGCCCACCAGGTCAAGGAGGCGTACGAGGAGCGGTGCCCCGGGGCCAGGGTGGAGCTGCGGCCGAGCTCCAGCGAGGAGGGGCTGCGGGCGCTGGCGGAGCACCCGGCCGACGAGACCATCGCCATGGTCGACAGCGTGGCCGGGCAGAAGCCGGAGCAGGGCTACGACGCCCACCACGTCGGGGTCCTCGTCTTCGCGGTCGTGGCGAACGAGTCGCTCGGCAAGGACCTCACCAACGGCGAGTCCCTCTGGGACAAGGGCCTGAGCCAGGAGCAGCTCCGGCAGATCTTCTCCGGAGGCACGCTCGGCGACACCGAGGGCCGCCTCACCAGCACCCCCGTGGCGGTCATCCGCTCCAACGGGTCGGGCACCCGGAACGTCTTCGAGAACCGGGTCCTCGGCCCCGTTCCCGCCCTGTCCAGCGCCGACGCCTGCCCCCGCCCCGCGCCGGGCCAGGAGGACACCGGCAACGAGAACCCGCCCCGGATCTGCTGGGTGCGGTCCACGCTGGAACTGCTCGACTACGTCAACCGAACGCCGAACGCCATCGGGTACGCCGAGGCCGACGCCCTCCCCTTCTACCCCAACGTCCGCACGGTGCCGATCAACAGCACGGCCCCGACCCGCGAGAACGTCCTCAACGGCAACTACAAGTTCTGGGCCTCGGAGGTCCTCTACACCCAGCCGGGTGCCACGGGCCTCCCCCGCAACTTCCTCGACTTCCTGCGCAGCCGGGGCGTGTCCAAGCTGCTGGAGGGCCAGGGGTTCCTGCCGTGCCGGGATGTGGAGGACTCCCGGGACACCGCGATGAGGTGCTGA
- a CDS encoding maleylpyruvate isomerase family mycothiol-dependent enzyme produces MPPAKKRPRTYDPAKTRKAVLAQFGNVREAVGTLTAEQLALPTRLGEWTVRDLAAHLTMAVESVSRALGRDEPAKAEFGPLDYASVTATYADAVAEGSHHLAEANPDLVALYAGAGQRIGDALAVTPKDRVIDTRAGGMMLDDYLLTRTIELVVHTDDLNAAVPGLDIPYDRHALATCVRLLADTLAARAPGGSTEVRIPPYAVVQCVEGPRHTRGTPPNVVETDPLTWIRLATGRLGWAGALDEAKVSASGERADLSGLLPLMG; encoded by the coding sequence ATGCCCCCGGCCAAGAAACGCCCCCGCACCTACGACCCGGCCAAGACCCGCAAGGCCGTGCTGGCCCAGTTCGGGAACGTACGGGAGGCCGTGGGCACCCTCACCGCCGAGCAGCTCGCGCTGCCGACCCGGCTCGGGGAGTGGACCGTGCGGGACCTGGCCGCGCACCTCACCATGGCCGTCGAGAGCGTCAGCCGTGCCCTCGGCCGGGACGAGCCCGCCAAGGCCGAGTTCGGCCCGCTCGACTACGCCTCCGTGACCGCCACGTACGCCGACGCCGTCGCCGAGGGCAGCCACCACCTGGCCGAGGCCAACCCCGACCTCGTCGCCCTCTACGCCGGCGCCGGGCAGCGCATCGGTGACGCGCTCGCCGTGACCCCGAAGGACCGGGTCATCGACACCCGCGCCGGCGGCATGATGCTCGACGACTATCTGCTCACCCGCACCATCGAACTCGTCGTCCACACCGACGACCTGAACGCCGCCGTCCCCGGCCTCGACATCCCGTACGACCGGCACGCCCTCGCCACCTGCGTCCGGCTGCTCGCCGACACCCTCGCCGCGCGGGCGCCCGGCGGTTCGACGGAGGTGCGGATCCCGCCGTACGCCGTCGTGCAGTGCGTGGAGGGGCCGAGGCACACCCGGGGCACCCCGCCGAACGTCGTCGAGACCGACCCGCTGACCTGGATCCGCCTCGCGACCGGCCGCCTGGGGTGGGCCGGCGCCCTGGACGAGGCGAAGGTCTCCGCGAGCGGCGAACGGGCGGACCTGAGCGGGCTGCTGCCCCTCATGGGCTGA
- a CDS encoding META domain-containing protein encodes MDKRLTLTALALLPLPLLAACGTESAGDSGSGNVGSDTSKASVTGVRWKVDSLTVGGKTEQAPDGAYLKIADNGEVDGNYGCNTFGSTAAFKDDGIDFDTARSTEMACGDVPMKFEESFARTLDAGKFTAETTDGTLTLTTGDGDTVKLSEEKPAELYGTKWRIDSLMDHDVATSLPEAAQGKAWFTLDKKAGTLQGSLGCNEVSAKATVSEDKITLGNPRTTRKMCSDSLMAAERSLLELFKGTVEYRIDHRAITLTSENNAGIGAVAAK; translated from the coding sequence ATGGACAAGCGACTGACCCTCACCGCCCTGGCCCTGCTTCCGCTTCCGCTGCTCGCGGCCTGCGGCACCGAGTCGGCCGGCGACTCCGGCAGCGGCAACGTCGGCTCGGACACCTCGAAGGCCTCGGTCACCGGGGTCCGCTGGAAGGTCGACAGCCTCACCGTGGGCGGGAAGACCGAACAGGCCCCCGACGGCGCGTACCTCAAGATCGCCGACAACGGCGAGGTCGACGGCAACTACGGCTGCAACACCTTCGGCTCGACCGCCGCCTTCAAGGACGACGGCATCGACTTCGACACCGCCCGGTCCACCGAGATGGCCTGCGGCGACGTCCCGATGAAGTTCGAGGAGAGCTTCGCCCGCACACTCGACGCCGGGAAGTTCACGGCCGAGACCACCGACGGCACGCTCACGCTCACCACGGGCGACGGCGACACCGTGAAGCTGAGCGAGGAGAAGCCCGCCGAGCTGTACGGCACGAAGTGGCGGATCGACTCCCTCATGGACCACGACGTCGCCACCTCCCTCCCCGAGGCCGCCCAGGGCAAGGCCTGGTTCACCCTCGACAAGAAGGCCGGAACGCTCCAAGGAAGCCTCGGCTGCAACGAGGTGTCGGCGAAGGCCACGGTGAGCGAGGACAAGATCACCCTCGGCAATCCGCGGACCACCCGCAAGATGTGCTCCGACTCACTCATGGCCGCCGAACGGAGCCTCCTGGAGCTCTTCAAGGGCACGGTGGAGTACCGGATCGATCACCGCGCTATCACGCTGACCAGCGAAAACAACGCGGGCATCGGTGCCGTCGCCGCAAAGTGA
- the purF gene encoding amidophosphoribosyltransferase: MPRGDGRLNHDLLPGEKGPQDACGVFGVWAPGEEVAKLTYFGLYALQHRGQESAGIAVSNGSQILVFKDMGLVSQVFDETSLGSLQGHIAVGHARYSTTGASIWENAQPTFRATAHGSIALGHNGNLVNTAQLAEMVADLPKQEGRTPRVAATNDTDLLTALLAAQVDEDGRPLTVEEAAPKVLPQVRGAFSLVFMNEHTLYAARDPQGIRPLVLGRLERGWVVASEGAALDICGASFVREIEPGEFIAIDENGLRSSRFADAKPKGCVFEYVYLARPDTDIAGRNVYLSRVEMGRKLAKEAPADADLVIATPESGTPAAIGYAEASGIPFGAGLVKNAYVGRTFIQPSQTIRQLGIRLKLNPLKEVIKGKRLVVVDDSIVRGNTQRALVRMLREAGAAEVHIRISSPPVKWPCFFGIDFATRAELIANGMTVDEIGTSLGADSLAYISLDGMIEATTIAKPNLCRACFDGEYPMDLPDPELLGKQLLETELAAGPAATAAADAIRRP; the protein is encoded by the coding sequence GTGCCACGTGGTGACGGACGACTCAACCACGACCTTCTCCCCGGCGAGAAAGGCCCCCAGGACGCATGCGGCGTCTTCGGTGTCTGGGCTCCGGGCGAAGAGGTCGCGAAGCTCACTTACTTCGGGCTCTACGCCCTCCAGCATCGGGGCCAGGAATCCGCGGGTATCGCGGTCAGCAACGGCTCCCAGATCCTCGTCTTCAAGGACATGGGCCTCGTTTCCCAGGTCTTCGACGAGACCTCGCTCGGTTCCCTCCAGGGTCACATCGCGGTCGGTCACGCCCGCTACTCGACCACCGGCGCCTCCATCTGGGAGAACGCCCAGCCCACCTTCCGTGCCACCGCGCACGGCTCCATCGCGCTCGGCCACAACGGCAACCTGGTCAACACGGCCCAGCTCGCCGAGATGGTCGCCGACCTGCCCAAGCAGGAGGGCCGTACGCCCCGCGTCGCGGCCACCAACGACACCGACCTGCTCACCGCGCTCCTCGCGGCCCAGGTCGACGAGGACGGCCGGCCACTGACCGTCGAAGAAGCCGCCCCGAAGGTCCTCCCGCAGGTCCGCGGCGCCTTCTCCCTGGTCTTCATGAACGAGCACACCCTGTATGCCGCCCGTGACCCGCAGGGCATCCGCCCGCTGGTCCTCGGCCGGCTGGAGCGCGGCTGGGTCGTCGCCTCCGAGGGCGCCGCCCTCGACATCTGCGGCGCGAGCTTCGTCCGCGAGATAGAGCCGGGCGAGTTCATCGCCATCGACGAGAACGGTCTGCGCAGCTCCCGATTCGCGGACGCGAAGCCCAAGGGCTGTGTCTTCGAGTACGTGTACCTGGCCCGCCCGGACACCGACATCGCCGGCCGGAACGTGTACCTCTCCCGCGTGGAGATGGGCCGCAAGCTCGCCAAGGAAGCCCCCGCCGACGCCGACCTGGTCATAGCGACCCCGGAGTCCGGCACCCCCGCCGCCATCGGTTACGCGGAGGCCTCGGGCATCCCGTTCGGTGCGGGTCTGGTGAAGAACGCCTATGTCGGACGTACGTTCATCCAGCCCTCCCAGACGATCCGCCAGCTCGGCATCCGGCTGAAGCTGAACCCGCTGAAGGAAGTCATCAAGGGCAAGCGCCTGGTGGTCGTCGACGACTCGATCGTCCGCGGCAACACCCAGCGCGCCCTGGTCCGGATGCTCCGCGAGGCGGGCGCCGCCGAGGTCCACATCCGGATCTCCTCGCCGCCCGTGAAGTGGCCCTGCTTCTTCGGCATCGACTTCGCCACCCGCGCCGAGCTCATCGCCAACGGCATGACGGTCGACGAGATCGGCACCTCGCTCGGCGCCGACTCCCTGGCGTACATCTCCCTCGACGGCATGATCGAGGCGACCACCATCGCCAAGCCGAACCTCTGCCGCGCCTGCTTCGACGGCGAGTACCCGATGGACCTGCCGGACCCCGAGCTGCTCGGCAAGCAGCTCCTGGAGACCGAGCTGGCAGCCGGGCCCGCCGCCACGGCCGCGGCCGACGCGATCCGTCGCCCGTAA
- the purM gene encoding phosphoribosylformylglycinamidine cyclo-ligase has protein sequence MSETTGASYAAAGVDIEAGDRAVELMKEWVKKTQRPEVLGGLGGFAGLFDASALKRYERPLLASATDGVGTKVDIARQLGVYDTIGHDLVAMVMDDIVVCGAEPLFMTDYICVGKVHPERVAAIVKGIAEGCVLAGCALVGGETAEHPGLLGPDDFDVAGAGTGVVEAERLLGPDRIRTGDAVIAMAASGLHSNGYSLVRHVLLNQAGLSLDAEIAELGRTLGAELLEPTKIYSLDCLALTRTTEVHAFSHVTGGGLAANLARVIPDTLHATVDRTTWTPAPIFDLVGKTGQVERLELEKTLNMGVGMIAIVPQESADVALTTLADRGVEAWVAGEITDRNDHATGAELVGDYARG, from the coding sequence ATGTCTGAGACAACTGGTGCCAGCTACGCAGCCGCGGGCGTCGACATCGAGGCGGGCGACCGCGCCGTAGAGCTGATGAAGGAGTGGGTCAAGAAGACGCAGCGCCCCGAGGTCCTCGGCGGCCTCGGCGGTTTCGCCGGCCTCTTCGACGCCTCCGCCCTCAAGCGCTACGAGCGCCCGCTGCTCGCCTCCGCCACGGACGGCGTCGGCACGAAGGTCGACATCGCGCGTCAGCTGGGCGTCTACGACACCATCGGCCACGACCTGGTCGCGATGGTGATGGACGACATCGTGGTCTGCGGCGCCGAACCGCTGTTCATGACCGACTACATCTGTGTCGGAAAGGTCCACCCCGAGCGTGTCGCCGCCATCGTCAAGGGCATCGCCGAGGGCTGTGTCCTCGCCGGCTGCGCCCTCGTCGGCGGCGAGACCGCCGAGCACCCCGGCCTCCTCGGCCCGGACGACTTCGACGTCGCCGGCGCCGGCACGGGCGTGGTCGAGGCGGAACGGCTGCTCGGCCCGGATCGTATCCGTACGGGTGACGCGGTGATCGCCATGGCGGCCTCCGGCCTTCACTCGAACGGGTACTCGCTCGTCCGCCACGTCCTGCTGAACCAGGCCGGTCTCTCCCTGGACGCCGAGATCGCCGAACTCGGCCGCACCCTCGGCGCGGAGCTCCTGGAGCCCACCAAGATCTACTCCCTGGACTGCCTGGCCCTCACCCGCACCACCGAGGTCCACGCCTTCAGCCACGTCACCGGCGGCGGCCTCGCCGCCAACCTGGCCCGCGTCATCCCCGACACCCTCCACGCGACGGTCGACCGCACCACGTGGACCCCGGCCCCGATCTTCGACCTCGTCGGCAAGACGGGCCAGGTCGAACGCCTGGAGCTGGAGAAGACCCTCAACATGGGCGTAGGCATGATCGCGATCGTCCCGCAGGAGTCGGCAGACGTGGCCCTGACAACGCTGGCCGACCGCGGCGTCGAGGCCTGGGTGGCAGGCGAAATCACCGACCGCAACGACCACGCAACGGGCGCGGAACTGGTGGGCGACTACGCACGGGGCTGA
- a CDS encoding DUF3073 domain-containing protein — MGRGRAKAKQTKVARQLKYNSGGTDLSRLASELGASTSSQPPNGEPFEDDEDDDDPYAQYADLYNDDDEDEDDESGPASHRRGA, encoded by the coding sequence ATGGGGCGCGGCCGGGCCAAGGCCAAGCAGACGAAGGTCGCCCGCCAGCTGAAGTACAACAGCGGCGGGACTGACCTGTCGCGTCTGGCCAGCGAGCTGGGCGCATCGACTTCGAGCCAACCTCCGAACGGCGAGCCGTTCGAGGACGACGAAGACGACGACGACCCGTACGCCCAGTACGCGGATCTCTACAACGACGACGATGAGGACGAGGACGACGAGTCCGGTCCCGCGTCGCATCGTCGCGGAGCTTGA
- a CDS encoding Leu/Phe/Val dehydrogenase: protein MTDVSDGVLHTLFQSDQGGHEQVVLCQDRASGLKAVIAIHSTALGPALGGTRFYPYATEAEAVADALNLARGMSYKNAMAGLDHGGGKAVIIGDPDRIKSEELLLAYGRFVASLGGRYVTACDVGTYVADMDVVARECRWTTGRSPENGGAGDSSVLTAFGVYQGMRASAQHLWGDPSLRGRRVGIAGVGKVGHHLVEHLRAEGAETVITDVREDAVRRILDRHPEGVTAVADTDALIRTEGLDIYAPCALGGALNDDSVPVLTAKVVCGAANNQLAHPGVEKDLADRGILYAPDYVVNAGGVIQVADELHGFDFERCRAKAAKIYDTTLAIFARANTDGVPPAAAADRIAEQRMHEAAARRRR, encoded by the coding sequence GTGACCGACGTATCTGACGGCGTCCTGCACACCCTGTTCCAGTCGGACCAGGGCGGTCACGAGCAAGTCGTGCTCTGCCAGGACCGGGCCAGCGGCCTCAAGGCCGTCATCGCCATCCACTCCACCGCGCTGGGCCCCGCTCTCGGCGGCACACGCTTCTACCCGTACGCGACCGAGGCGGAGGCCGTCGCCGACGCGCTGAACCTCGCGCGCGGGATGTCGTACAAGAACGCCATGGCCGGGCTCGACCACGGCGGCGGCAAGGCCGTGATCATCGGTGACCCCGACCGGATCAAGAGCGAGGAGCTGCTGCTCGCCTACGGGCGGTTCGTGGCCTCGCTGGGCGGCCGCTACGTCACCGCCTGCGACGTCGGCACGTACGTCGCCGACATGGACGTCGTGGCGCGCGAGTGCCGCTGGACGACGGGCCGGTCCCCGGAGAACGGCGGCGCGGGCGACTCGTCCGTCCTGACCGCCTTCGGCGTCTACCAGGGCATGCGGGCCTCCGCCCAGCACCTGTGGGGCGATCCGTCGCTGCGCGGCCGCAGGGTCGGCATCGCGGGCGTCGGCAAGGTCGGCCACCACCTCGTGGAGCATCTGCGGGCGGAGGGCGCCGAGACCGTGATCACGGATGTGCGCGAGGACGCCGTACGGCGGATCCTCGACCGTCACCCGGAAGGGGTCACCGCCGTCGCCGACACCGACGCGCTCATCCGCACCGAGGGGCTGGACATCTACGCGCCCTGCGCGCTCGGCGGGGCCCTGAACGACGACTCCGTGCCCGTGCTCACCGCCAAGGTGGTGTGCGGCGCCGCCAACAACCAGCTCGCGCACCCCGGTGTCGAGAAGGACCTCGCCGACCGCGGGATCCTCTACGCGCCGGACTACGTGGTGAACGCCGGCGGGGTCATCCAGGTCGCCGACGAGCTCCACGGGTTCGACTTCGAGCGGTGCAGGGCGAAGGCCGCGAAGATCTACGACACCACGCTGGCGATCTTCGCACGTGCGAATACAGATGGTGTTCCGCCGGCCGCCGCGGCCGACCGGATCGCCGAGCAGCGGATGCACGAGGCGGCCGCCCGGCGCCGTCGCTGA
- the bldC gene encoding developmental transcriptional regulator BldC: MTARTPDAEPLLTPAEVATMFRVDPKTVTRWAKAGKLTSIRTLGGHRRYREAEVRALLAGIPQQRSEA; encoded by the coding sequence ATGACCGCTCGCACCCCTGATGCCGAGCCGCTGCTGACCCCGGCTGAGGTCGCCACCATGTTCCGCGTCGACCCCAAGACGGTCACGCGGTGGGCGAAGGCCGGCAAGCTCACGTCCATCCGTACGCTCGGCGGACACCGCCGTTACCGCGAGGCTGAGGTCCGCGCACTGCTCGCGGGCATTCCGCAGCAGCGCAGCGAGGCCTGA
- a CDS encoding DUF6274 family protein, producing MAASARHETRALLRAHLSAASSYRHLTPHCPICHRLLRLATEPGAGGEDGIEGPAEDETPSKA from the coding sequence ATGGCGGCGTCCGCTCGGCACGAGACCCGCGCACTGCTCCGTGCTCATCTGTCGGCCGCCTCCTCGTACCGCCACCTCACCCCCCACTGCCCGATCTGCCACCGGCTGCTGCGGCTGGCGACGGAGCCCGGGGCGGGCGGCGAGGACGGCATCGAAGGGCCCGCGGAGGACGAGACGCCTTCCAAGGCGTGA